One window of the Triticum dicoccoides isolate Atlit2015 ecotype Zavitan chromosome 3B, WEW_v2.0, whole genome shotgun sequence genome contains the following:
- the LOC119274985 gene encoding dolichol-phosphate mannose synthase subunit 3-like, with protein sequence MKHIFKIIAVLAAISAVWVALLETSTVPRSYTWLLPIYLVVALGCYGLFMVGYGLMFFPTCPREAILLQQDIVEAKEFLSKRGVDVGSD encoded by the exons ATGAAGCACATATTCAAGATCATCGCGGTGCTGGCGGCGATCTCGGCCGTCTGGGTTGCGCTCCTTGAAACCTCGACAGTTCCTCGCAGTTATACTTGGCTG CTTCCCATCTACTTGGTAGTGGCGCTTGGATGCTACGGCCTTTTCATGGTTGGGTATGGGCTGATGTTCTTTCCCACTTGTCCTCGAGAAGCCATACTACTACAGCAG GATATTGTGGAGGCAAAGGAATTCTTATCCAAAAGGGGTGTTGATGTGGGCTCCGACTGA
- the LOC119274987 gene encoding Golgi to ER traffic protein 4 homolog → MSRSMSLNMRSASRRDLPPPQKTIERFEKMVEGGSYYEAQQMYKSTSARYITCQKYSEGLDILQSGATIQLKHGQITCGAELAVLFVDTLVKGQFPYNEETFDRVRKIYEAFPRINMPHFLGDDYDDDGQKLSEAISAARVRSEGCSSFLRGALRWSAEFGTSRNGSPDLHVMLGEYIYSESPETDMTKVSSHFVRGNDPKKFASMLVNFMGKCYPGEDDTAIARSVLMYLSLGNLRDANLLMDGMKEQLKSADLELPKTDLIEFIKYLLQTLERDAYPLFRTLRQKYRTSTDRDSVFEELLDEIAAKFYGVRQQNPLEGLFGEMFKV, encoded by the exons ATGTCTCGGTCCATGAGCCTCAACATGAGGTCGGCCTCGCGCCGCGACCTGCCGCCTCCCCAGAAG ACAATTGAAAGGTTTGAGAAGATGGTGGAAGGGGGAAGTTACTACGAGGCCCAACAAATGTACAAGTCTACCAGTGCAAG ATACATTACTTGTCAAAAGTATTCGGAAGGCTTGGACATCCTTCAGTCAGGAGCTACAATCCAGTTGAAGCATGGACAG ATAACTTGCGGTGCTGAACTCGCTGTGCTGTTCGTGGACACTCTTGTCAAAGGGCAATTTCCTTATAATGAAGAAACTTTTG ATCGTGTCAGAAAGATATACGAGGCGTTCCCCAGGATAAATATGCCACATTTCCTTGGAGATGATTATGACGATGATGGGCAGAAATTATCCGAAGCTATTTCTGCTGCAAGAGTGCGTTCTGAAGGTTGTTCATCATTTCTAAGAGGAGCTCTCAG GTGGTCTGCTGAGTTTGGGACATCAAGAAACGGATCTCCTGATCTGCATGTTATGTTGGGTGAATACATTTATTCGGAATCACCAGAAACG GACATGACTAAAGTATCAAGTCATTTTGTGCGCGGTAACGATCCTAAAAAATTTGCTTCTATGCTGGTAAACTTTATGGGCAAG TGCTACCCTGGTGAAGATGATACTGCAATTGCACGCAGTGTCCTAAT GTATCTATCACTAGGGAATCTCAGAGACGCAAATTTACTTATGGATGGGATGAAGGAGCAGCTAAAATCTGCTGACTTGGAACTTCCAAAAACAGATTTAATTGAGTTTATCAAGTATCTTCTTCAAAC GCTTGAAAGAGATGCTTACCCTCTTTTTAGGACACTTCGACAAAAGTACAGGACAAGTACAGATCGAGACAGTGTATTTGAGGAG TTATTGGATGAAATAGCTGCAaaattttatggtgtacggcaacaGAATCCTCTGGAGGGACTTTTTGGTGAAATGTTCAAG GTGTAA